The DNA region TGTGCGACAGCACCGTTCGTACCATCACCTCGGCGGCTTGAGCCGCGCTCACCCGCAACCGGGTCACGGCGACGGCCGGTGCGACCAGCGATGCCACGGTCTGGACGAGATCCATCCGGGAACCCCCGACCGCAAGGACAGCCTGCAGCAGCCAGTGCGGTTCGTGATCGCGGACATAACGGAACGCGGCGTGGTCGCGCAGATACCGCATCGCTGAGACCACGATCGCTGCGATCACCTCGAGCGGGTCGGCGGTCACGTCCACGCCGGACTGCACTGCGGCCAGCATCAACTCGATCTCGTGCTGGGCCAGGGCGCCGATCAACCCGTCCTTGTCGCCGAACTCCCGATA from Mycobacterium sp. SMC-4 includes:
- a CDS encoding TetR/AcrR family transcriptional regulator — its product is MPTTRSFDALLRSALVLVCEGGVDALTLSQVAAHAGVSRATVYREFGDKDGLIGALAQHEIELMLAAVQSGVDVTADPLEVIAAIVVSAMRYLRDHAAFRYVRDHEPHWLLQAVLAVGGSRMDLVQTVASLVAPAVAVTRLRVSAAQAAEVMVRTVLSHTLIEFSNLSDEEVGATVARAIIA